The genomic DNA CCGTGCGTAAGAAGCGTTCCTCGACCGAGCCAGGTTGGAGAGCCCTCTTCAAGGGAGGAATGACCACCCAACCCACGCGTTCACCGTTTAACTCCAGAGCAATGGCACGGCGCAATTCTGCGCGGGAGAGTTGTTGGCCGATTTGTCCACCTTCGGAACTGTAAAGGACAACCCCCCGGACGTCTGCAAGGGTGAAGGGTTGTCTTTCCAGATCAAGGGCAGGGATGCCAAAAGGGAACGGGGAGGGTTCCAGTTGTTGCAGGGCGGTGTCAATGCCTTGCCATGAGCCGCGGCGCTGGTAAAAGAGCAGCAGCAGGCTCAGCAGCCGCTCTTGTTCGCGGTTAATCATGAATTGATCAAAGGCGGAGCGGGTGCGCTGCCAGATGATCAGCGAAACCATCAGCGAGCCGCTGATACCGACCAGGAGAAAAGCAAGGATCAACTTGGTGGTGATGGAGCGCATTTCTCTTGCCGTTCACCTTTGGTCGGGGGCAAAGCGGTAACCCGCCCCATAGACGGTTTCAATGTAACGCGGTTGGGAAGGGTCAGGTTCGATTTTGGCACGCAGGTTGCGGATATGCACATCAATGGTGCGTTCATATCCTTCGTAGGCCACACCCTGCAGACGTTCCAGCAGTTCCAGGCGGCTGAAGACCCGTCCCGGCGCTCCGATCAGGGTTGCCAGCAGGGTGAACTCGGTGGGAGTCAGATCGATGATTTTTTCACCAACCCGCACAAAGTGTCCGCCCATATCCACCGTGATCTCGCCAGCGCGCAGGATTTGCGGGGGTTCCTGTTGAGCCTTTGCCATTCTCCGCAGCACGGCGCGCACGCGGGCAGCCAGCTCGCGCGGGCTGAAGGGTTTGACCACATAGTCATCGGCGCCGAGTTCCAAACCCAACACCTTGTCACTTTCCTCGACTTTGGCGGTCAGGACAATGACGGGGGTGGAGGATTCGCGACTGAAGGCCCGTAGAAACTCATAGCCATTCATCTCCGGCATCATCAGGTCCAACAACACGACATCGGGTTTCTCATGGCGGGCGACATGAAGGGCTTCCTGACCATTGGCTGCCGTCACAACCTCAAAACCCTCTTGAGCAAAATAGGATTTGAGCAATTTGCGGATTTCGAGTTTATCATCGACAACCAGAATTTTCTTGGGCATAGATCGATCCTGCTTTGATTATACCTGGAGGGTGGGTGAGTTTACAAATCAGGTACGCTTGTCTGGGCAGAGCTTCCCTACGGCAAGTTAAAGGGATTGAACTTCTCAAGCCGTTGAGTAGGGCGGAGTTCTCTCCGCCCTACTTCTTCGATAACCGACAGGGCGCGTAGGGCTGCAGGCAGACGACGGTGAGGATTAGTGCCCCCAGCCTCCACCGCGGGGCGGGAAGAGGGGCATTCCCTCCCCAAAGCCTCCGAAGAAAGGCGGGAACGCAGAGCCTTCGCTGTCCGATTGAGATTGAAGTCGTTCCAGGATCAGGTCAGCCTGCGCCTGGGTGATCACGCCCTCTTCAACCGCTTTCTTAACCGCCGCTTCGAAGGCTGAACGCATGGCGTTGATAAAGTTCTGGTTGGCAAACAAGGCGCGCCGCGCTTTCATCAGATCAGCCTGCTCCTGCGTGAGGCGCCCATCTGCCACAGCCTGATCAATGGCGATTTGAACGGCTTCCTGACGGGCTTCATTCAGTTCTTCGACGCTGATGCCTAAAGCTTCTGCCAGCAGGGCATCCAGATTGATCCCATTCTGGCTGAGCCAGGCAAACAGGCGTCCACCCAGAGGAAAGCCGCGTTCACCCGAGCCGAATAACTCAGCCTGTTTTTCGGTGATCAGCCCTTCTTCAACGGCTTTCTGCAGGGCGGCTTCTTGAGCCTTTTGCTGGGCTGCCTGCAATTCCTCGACGCTGATCCCTAAGGCTTGAGCCAGCGCCTCACCGTCTTTGGCGAAGTCCGGCCCTTTTCCCAGTCGCCCGCCAAAGGGGCGCCCTCCACCCCAGGCAAGCGGGCTTGGATCCTGCGCTTGAGCCCGGACGGAAGTATAGGTGAAAGCTCCAATACCCACAACGGCAAACATCGCAATCACCAGTGCGAGAATCAGGATTTTCTTTCGGTTCATAGACACTCCTTCTTTCAACAGGGTTAGATGGTATCTCATTGGATTACACCCATAGGATAGCAAAAGAATATTTAGAAATTGTGAAGAGTGTATTTGGAAAAGTTGTTGTTTTGAGAACCGTTCAGGGCTGAATGAACTGAAGCGGGCGAAATCAGGGTTAAAGAGAGGTTGAATCTGTTAACGAATCTTGATACCCTCTGGCTCTAAAAATGCCGGATTATTGGTAAAATCCTTTCTGAGACAATCTCTGAAAGAAACGATGCATATGAAAGATATTCAAATTTTATTGACCAATGATGATGGCATTCGCTCGCCGGGTTTGTGGGCGGCGGCGAGCGCCTTGAGCGAAATTGGATTTGTGCATGTGGCTGCCCCGCGTGAACAGTATTCCGGGGCAGGGCGTTCGATGCCTTCGACTTCCGACGGCATTATTCAAGAACATATCATCCAGGTCAATGGACAGAACTGGAAGGTCTATTCTGTGGGCGGCACGCCAGCCCAAACGGTTTTGCATGCGGTGTTGGAAATCTTACCTCGCTGCCCCGATCTGGTGGTTTCGGGGATCAATTACGGCGAGAACCTCGGCACCGGCGTAACCATCTCTGGCACGGTTGGAGCGGCGCTGGAAGGCGCCGCCTTAGGCATCCCCAGCCTGGCAATTTCCCTGGAGACCGAACCGCAATATCATCTCTCCTATGCCACCCATATTGATTTCCGTGTGGCGGCGCATTTTGCCCAATACTTCAGCCGCCTGCTCTTATCCTGTACTTTGCCCTTCGATGTGGATGTATTAAAAGTGGATGTGCCGGCGAGCGCAACAGTGGATACCCCGTGGGAAATGTGTCGCCTTTCGCGCAAGAAGTATTATGAGCCCCTGCGCCCAAAACGGCGTTCCTGGAGTCAACCCGGGCGCCTGGAATATCGCCTGGCACGCGATGCCGGTGAACCGGTGGAAGGCACCGATGCCTATGTTATGCGGGTCAAACGCTGGGTGGCCGTTACCCCGCTTAGCCTGGATATGACCTCGCGGGTCGATATGGCGCAAGTCGAACAATGTTTACGTTCGGCGATCTCTGCCTCGGCGGCGCCTTAGTCTCTGGTGAACCATTGTCGAAAATAGTCGCGCAGTTGGGCATAAATGGGAGGTGGCGCGGTCAGGATCGTCAGAGGCGGGGCCAGAAAATCCGCCTCGCCGTATAGATTGGTAACGATGGCGCCCGCCTGCCGGGCGATTAACCCACCGGCGGCAACATCATAGGGAGCCACCTCATTTTCCCAGTAGCCGTCGAAGCGCCCGCAGGCAACGTAACAACAATCCAGCGCGGCCGACCCCAAACGACGCACGCCCTGGGTGAGCAAACTTAACCGCCCGTAGTGATCAAGATTGTTGTTTGGGTTCGTGCGGATGTTGTAAGGAAAGCCGGTGGTCAGCAGACAATGCCCTAAATCCTGAGTGGAAGAAGGTCGAATGGGTTTGCCGTTGAGCCAGGCGCCCTTGCCCGCTTCGGCGCTAAAGCATTCATCGCGCATTGGGTCATAGACCACCCCTAAAGCCAGTTCGCCTTTTTCCTGATAGGCGATCGAAACGCTGAAGAACGGAATGCCATGGGCATAATTCACCGTCCCATCGAGGGGATCGATATACCAGACGTGGTCAGGATCGCCTTTCAGAGCCCCGCTTTCTTCAGCAATCACCCGATGTTCGGGGTAAGAATCCTTGATCTGGCGCAAGAGAAAGTTTTCCGAGCGCCGATCAACATCGGTCACCAAATCGATCGGGCCCTTGTAGTCAATTTGTAAATGATTGATTGCCCCTGGCAAAGGTTCATAGCTTTGACGCAAAATGATGCCCGCCTGGCGGGCAAGGTTTTCCAGTTCATCTAATGTTGGTGTTGCCACTGCAAATTGTCCGCTCCCGGAAATATCTTAGATTGAAAGCGCGTTTATTTTAACCCGAATCGAGGCAGACCGTTGAAACCTCCCAAAGTTTTTCCAAAGCGCAGTTCTGTGGCAGAAGCGAACCTTCGGGAGGTTGGATTTGCTTCTTGCGGATTTCAACCCTGATTCTGGCTGAGGATGCGCTCGAGTTCCTGTAATTCGCTCTGGATTTCATCCCGATGGCGGATGGCTTCGTCCAGCAGTGCCTGGTAAGCCGCCCGTTGCGCTTCGGGCAGGGTGCGCAAGAGCTTTTCGGTGCGGCTGATTTGAGCCAGTTTGTGGTGTAGCTTGTTCTCCAGGCGCTCCCGATAGCCGCGGTAGAATTCGTGATCTTCCAGAGGACGCGGCAGGGTGGAGAGATCGGCGGTTAACACCTCGGCAATGGTTAGCAGGAATTCTTCCGTATCCACCGGCTTCTCCAAAAAACGCACTGCCCCAAGGCTGAGGGCGAAGCGTTTGTCTTCTGGGGTGACATAGGTGGCAGATAGGAAGATGATCGGTATTTGACTGGTTTTCGGGTCGGCGCGCAGTTTGTGTGCCAGAGCAAAGCCGTCCAATTTCGGCATCAGGATATCGGTAATTACCATTGCCGGCAGTTCTTTCTCGATCGCCGCCAGAGCTTCCTCGCCGTTCGAGGCAGTCACCACCGGGTAACCTTTGAAGCGCAAAGTGACCTCAAGCAACTCAAGAATATGAGGCACATCTTCGACAATGAGTAGAGGACCACGTGGAATTGTCATAGCTCCATTGTACTCGCCCTCGAGGATAAAACGCCTAACAAATTTGTAGGCTTGCCAGATTGTCTACACTTCAACCCTCCCACGATTTGTTGTACGGGAGGGTTGAAGGTAGATTTTTTGCCTTGTAAATCGAGTTGCCCGATTGGCTTGGCTCAGAAGTGGGGCAATTTCTTACGGGGTGGGCGTTGCTGTGGCAATCGTTGCAGAAGTGGGGGTCACGGTGGCAATCGGCGTCGGGGTCGGAGGCACGGGTGTTACCAGATTAACCCGCACGATCAACTTTTGACCGAAGAAAATCGTATTGGGATTTTCCAGTTTGTTCTGCTCAAGAATGTCTTCGACCGTGCTGTTGAACTTCTCTGCAATGATCGCCAGGGTGTCATTGGGTTGGACGATGTATTCGATCTTTGTGCCGCGCGGCAGGTTGGGTGGTAAGGGCGTTGCGGTGGGCAATTGGGTATTTGGACCCGGAATGGTGATCTGGTCCCCAACCCGAATCAGGGGGTTGGACGGATCGAGATTGTTAATTGCAACCAGGACGAAGAAATCAACGTTGAATTTTTCAGCAATGCCGATCAGGGTGTCCCCTTCTTGAACTGTGTAGGGGAAGGGTCCCGAAGCGGTGGGGGTAGCCGTTTCGGTTGGGGTGTTGGTGACGGTGGGTGTATCGGTGGGAAGCGGTGTATTGGTGGCTGTATTGGTTGGAGTGGCTGTTTCGGTAGGGGTGGAGGTCGCCGTAGGGAAAAGTGAAATTTGAAAGCCTTGCGGGTTGACCAGCCAGAAGATCAGCACCGCTGCACCAATCACCAGCAGGGCGGCAGACAAGCCAAGGATCAGCGGGGCTTGTTTGGCAGCCTGCTGCCGTTTGCGGTAGGAAGTGATCACATCCTGTGCTTTTTCCTTATCTTTATCGCTCATAGTTAATCCAATCCTTCTCCTCTCCGCAGGGAGTTTGGTTTGATTTTACCCTATATTTTCACCTTTTATCGGCAGGGCTTTCTTCTGCCAGCCAGACGTCCGGGTCATAAGGAGGGAGCTCGCAACGTAAGTCGCCATCCTGACGATAACCAAGGGCGTAACCAGCCTGCATCAGTTGATGGATTTCGCTGGTGCCTTCGTAGATCACTGCCCCTTTGGCATTGCGCAGATAACGCTCGACCGGGTACTCGTCGGAATAGCCATAGGCGCCGTGGATCTGAATGGCTTCAGAAGCAGCCTGGAAAGAGGCCTCGGTGGCAAACCACTTCGCCAGCGAGGTTTCTTTTGTGTTGCGGTAGCCTCGATTTTTCATCCAGCCGGCTCGCAAGTAGAGCAACCGCGCTGCTTCGTAGGCTTGCACCATATAGGCAATTTTTTGTTGGATGAGCTGGAATTTACCGATTTCCCTGCCAAAAGCTTTCCGTTCGGTGGCATATTTCACACTGGCTTCTAAACAGGCGCGGATCAGTCCCGTGGCGCCGGCGGCAACCGTATAGCGCCCGTTGTCCAAACAGCTCATGGCAATCTTGAAGCCCTCCCCTTCTTCGCCCAGGCGATTCTCGATCGGGACGCGCACGTCTTGAAAGGAGATCCAACCGGTGGAACCAGCCCGCACACCCAATTTGCCATGGATGTCGCCGCGCTGCACGCCGGGCGAACTTAAATCCACCAGAAAAGCCGATAAGCCATCGTGAGGATCGGCAGCTTCAGGATTTGTGCGCGCGACAACCAGGGCGTGGTGGGCTTTGGTCGCCAGGGAAATCCACATTTTTTCACCGTTCAAGAGGTATGAAGCGCCATCGCGCCGGGCTGTACAGCTCAAATTCGCTACATCCGATCCCACGCCCGGCTCACTTAACCCAAAGCAGGCGATCTTTTCGCCTTTTGCCTGCGGGACGAGAAAACGCTGCTTCTGATCCTCATTCCCCCATTGCAGGATGCCCAGGCTATTCAAGCCGACGTGCACCGACATCACCACCCGTAGGGTTGTATCCACTGCCTCCAGTTCCTCGCAGGCCAAGCCGAGTGAAATATAATCCATGCCTTGTCCGCCATATTTCAGCGGGAAACAGATACCCAGAATGCCCAATTCTGCCATGCGTTCCAGGACAAAGGGCGCCATTTGTTGAGCACGATCGGCTTCGCGGATGATGGGGGCAACTTCACGTTGGGCAAACTCGCGCACCATTTGTTGCACCATCTGATGTTCGGAGGACAAAGCAAAATCCATCTTTCACTCCTCTGGCGGGTTGTCTGGCGTGTATTGTAACTTCTCGCATAGAAAGCCGGAAGAACTGATAACCTGTCCACGTCCGGCAGAGCGTTTGAACAGCCTTGAAGGCTGGGCTTACAGACACAGCCTGAAGGGCTGTGCACGGGAAGAGGGCCGCGATGATGGCGGGCAAAGGTACGTGATTAACCTGTATTTTATCCCCATTTTGGGCAAGAGACCGATTCGGATGAATTTAACTTCTGCGGTACATCCCCCACTCGTCCCTGACCTATCTGATGGAGAGCAATGCCAGGGCAAGCATTTCCACGAGGAGGCTGCGGCAAAGCCTGCCCGGCGTTGAGCGTTTTGCGGGCTGAGGGTAGTCCTACAACGTCTGGCAGGCGATGTTCGATGGTATACTTGCACGGCTACATGCGCGCTCTAAACTCTTCGATTTCAAGCCATTGGTGGAGCAGGCTTGCTCAGCGCTGGAAATTGCTGCTCAGCGGATTCGGCGTCCTGGTGGGTCTGGCTTTCCTGCTCGCCTATCTCTCCAACCGCTTTCAGAACGTGGAGGGATGGGACAATTTTCTGATCGCTTTGGGAGTCGCCGCTCTCTTGCTGTGGGGAGGCTGGCGGGTCTTGGGCCGCCAAAGTCCGCCGCGCTGGCTATTCGGCTTGCTGGTTGGAGCGGCGCTCTTGAGATTGGCGTTGGGTGCGCTGTGGTTTGTGCTCCTGCCGCAGGTGGGATTCGATTCCCCGGCTGAACGAGGCGGATATGTGATGGCAGATGCCTACAATCGCGATCGAGCTGCCTGGCGAGCAGCCAATAGCGATCGACCGCTGGTCAAACTCATTACCGGGCGGGTTTATCGCAAGGTGGATCAATACGGCGGCTTGTTGTTTCTCAGCGCCGCTTATTATCGCATCCTGGACGGAAATGCACACCGCCCGCTCTTGATGATTGTCCTCACGGCGGCTTTTTCTGCCCTGGCGGTGATTTTTATCTGGGGGATGGGGAAAATCGCCTTTGGGGAGCGGGTTGCCAACCTGGCAGCCTGGCTGATGGCGCTTTACCCGGAAGCGGTCTTATTGGGCAGTTCGCAGATGCGCGAAGCGTTCTTGATTCCGCTGGTGGCGCTTTCTCTATATGGTTTGTTACGCTGGCAGCGCGAGGGCGGTTGGCGCGGGGCGGGGTTATGTGCTTTGGGATTGTTAATGACATATCCCTTTTCTCCTCCTTCGAGTGCTCTGCTGCTGTTTGGATTGGTGTGCATCCTGTTGATCAGCAGAGATGGCGGTTTATATCGGCAAAAAAAGATTTGGCTAGCCGTTGGGCTTTTGATCGTTATGATCGCAATCGGCATCTGGTTTAGTTGGGGGCGTTTTGCGCCGGATAAATACAATAATCCCCTCTCGCTTGCGGGATGGTGGTTTAAAGTCAGCGCCGGCTTGCAAGTTCGCACGAGCATTCTCGACTCGGGCTGGATGCAGAAAGTGGCGCGGCCTTTGCCGCAGTGGGCACGCTTCACCCTGCTCACCCTCTACGGGGTCAGCCGCCCGCTCTTGCCGGCTGCCCTGATTGCCCCATCTGCCAGGCCTTTCTGGCAGGCAATTGCCATCTGGCGCGCTGTGGGGTGGACGATCCTGTTGCCTTTCCTCCTGGCTGCGCCGTTGCTGGCAATGCGTCGCTCGAGTGGAATTGAACCCTCAGAGCGGCGGCTGGTTCTGGCGCTGAGTCTGGCCGTGTGGGTGGGTATCCTGGTTGCCTCGATGCGCGGTGGCGCGGATTTGTGGGACAACCCGCGCTATCGAGCCATGCTGGCTGCACCGCAGGTGCTTCTGGTGGTCTGGGCCTGGGTATGTTATCGCCAACGCCAGGAGACCTGGATTAAGCACCTTGCCATCGGGCTGGGGTTGATTCTGCTCTGGTTTGTGCCCTGGTATCTGCGCCGCTACACGGCGTTTTTCTGGCCAATAAGCGATTTCTTCCTCACCCTGGGCCTGGGGCTTGCCAGCGCCATCCTCTACGCCGGAGTGGTGTGGTGGATGAAACAAAGGCGCAAATTTTGATAAAATAGCCCGAAATCTCCTTCACCGGTAGTGAAATATGAAACGGAATCTGTCACCCCTTACGCATTATAAGTTTGTTGAACAAAAGGCCATCCTCTATATCCGCGATCGCGTTTGCGAAACCGCCGACGAATTGCTGTCCAGTGAGATGTTCTTTGAGGTGCTGCGCCGGGCAGTAGATGCCCTGAAGCGACGCGAATCTCCTCTGGTAGAACTCTTTCAATCAACTGAGGAGGGCTTCATTCCCGATCAGGAATTGCGCCATCTGGTGGCGATTTTTCGCTGGTTAGCCAAATTGCCGCTGGAACATGTGCATAAACTGGTCAATGCTGAGCAGGCTCACCTGCTTGCCAGGCCGGCCTTGCTCTACGACTTCGTCGAATATCTTTATGACTACTGGCGAGAGTATGAGCGCTTCCTGATCTGCGATTCCGAAGGTGATGCACTGGATCAACGTCCCTATCGCACC from Anaerolineae bacterium includes the following:
- a CDS encoding 5-nucleotidase SurE, with the protein product MKDIQILLTNDDGIRSPGLWAAASALSEIGFVHVAAPREQYSGAGRSMPSTSDGIIQEHIIQVNGQNWKVYSVGGTPAQTVLHAVLEILPRCPDLVVSGINYGENLGTGVTISGTVGAALEGAALGIPSLAISLETEPQYHLSYATHIDFRVAAHFAQYFSRLLLSCTLPFDVDVLKVDVPASATVDTPWEMCRLSRKKYYEPLRPKRRSWSQPGRLEYRLARDAGEPVEGTDAYVMRVKRWVAVTPLSLDMTSRVDMAQVEQCLRSAISASAAP
- a CDS encoding Two-component response regulator, translated to MTIPRGPLLIVEDVPHILELLEVTLRFKGYPVVTASNGEEALAAIEKELPAMVITDILMPKLDGFALAHKLRADPKTSQIPIIFLSATYVTPEDKRFALSLGAVRFLEKPVDTEEFLLTIAEVLTADLSTLPRPLEDHEFYRGYRERLENKLHHKLAQISRTEKLLRTLPEAQRAAYQALLDEAIRHRDEIQSELQELERILSQNQG
- a CDS encoding Phosphate regulon transcriptional regulatory protein PhoB (SphR); protein product: MPKKILVVDDKLEIRKLLKSYFAQEGFEVVTAANGQEALHVARHEKPDVVLLDLMMPEMNGYEFLRAFSRESSTPVIVLTAKVEESDKVLGLELGADDYVVKPFSPRELAARVRAVLRRMAKAQQEPPQILRAGEITVDMGGHFVRVGEKIIDLTPTEFTLLATLIGAPGRVFSRLELLERLQGVAYEGYERTIDVHIRNLRAKIEPDPSQPRYIETVYGAGYRFAPDQR
- a CDS encoding Butyryl-CoA dehydrogenase; amino-acid sequence: MDFALSSEHQMVQQMVREFAQREVAPIIREADRAQQMAPFVLERMAELGILGICFPLKYGGQGMDYISLGLACEELEAVDTTLRVVMSVHVGLNSLGILQWGNEDQKQRFLVPQAKGEKIACFGLSEPGVGSDVANLSCTARRDGASYLLNGEKMWISLATKAHHALVVARTNPEAADPHDGLSAFLVDLSSPGVQRGDIHGKLGVRAGSTGWISFQDVRVPIENRLGEEGEGFKIAMSCLDNGRYTVAAGATGLIRACLEASVKYATERKAFGREIGKFQLIQQKIAYMVQAYEAARLLYLRAGWMKNRGYRNTKETSLAKWFATEASFQAASEAIQIHGAYGYSDEYPVERYLRNAKGAVIYEGTSEIHQLMQAGYALGYRQDGDLRCELPPYDPDVWLAEESPADKR
- a CDS encoding Inositol-1-monophosphatase; protein product: MATPTLDELENLARQAGIILRQSYEPLPGAINHLQIDYKGPIDLVTDVDRRSENFLLRQIKDSYPEHRVIAEESGALKGDPDHVWYIDPLDGTVNYAHGIPFFSVSIAYQEKGELALGVVYDPMRDECFSAEAGKGAWLNGKPIRPSSTQDLGHCLLTTGFPYNIRTNPNNNLDHYGRLSLLTQGVRRLGSAALDCCYVACGRFDGYWENEVAPYDVAAGGLIARQAGAIVTNLYGEADFLAPPLTILTAPPPIYAQLRDYFRQWFTRD